In one Streptomyces venezuelae genomic region, the following are encoded:
- a CDS encoding DUF6114 domain-containing protein, with product MSAKSPGPNDHFLTVYRRKFRAWRGSRPFWAGLLTILGGVPIAYLPYGNIKLGNLTLALATTAGAGSLIIGVLLMVLGLTMWFQVHTRVFAGVAAILLALVSLVVSNIGGFLVGFLLALIGGALGIAWGEPGSVPAKGAKGARAAKGRTEKASEPAVAGGPNGVDGASATDDLSATSPVDGTNGRHRAG from the coding sequence ATGAGCGCCAAGTCACCGGGGCCGAACGACCACTTCCTCACCGTCTACCGCAGGAAGTTCCGGGCCTGGCGGGGCTCCCGCCCGTTCTGGGCAGGCCTCCTCACCATCCTTGGCGGCGTGCCGATCGCCTACCTGCCCTACGGCAACATCAAGCTCGGCAACCTGACACTCGCCCTGGCCACGACGGCGGGAGCGGGTTCGCTGATCATCGGCGTACTCCTGATGGTGCTCGGTCTGACCATGTGGTTCCAGGTGCACACGCGCGTCTTCGCGGGTGTCGCGGCGATCCTGCTCGCCCTGGTCTCCCTGGTCGTCTCCAACATCGGCGGCTTCCTCGTCGGCTTCCTGCTCGCACTGATCGGCGGCGCCCTCGGCATCGCCTGGGGTGAGCCCGGGAGCGTGCCCGCCAAGGGCGCGAAGGGCGCGAGGGCCGCGAAGGGGCGTACGGAGAAGGCGTCCGAGCCCGCGGTCGCGGGCGGCCCGAACGGTGTGGACGGTGCGAGCGCTACCGACGATCTGTCAGCAACGAGCCCGGTGGACGGGACGAACGGGAGGCACCGTGCAGGCTGA
- the pyk gene encoding pyruvate kinase, whose amino-acid sequence MRRSKIVCTLGPAVDSEEQLVSLIEAGMNVARFNFSHGTHAEHQGRYDRVRAAATKTGRAIGVLADLQGPKIRLETFAEGPVELVRGDEFTITTEDVPGDKSICGTTYKGLPGDVSKGDQVLINDGNVELRVVEVDGPRVKTIVVEGGVISDHKGINLPGAAVNVPALSEKDIEDLRFALKMGCDMVALSFVRDANDVKDVHKVMDEEGRRVPVIAKVEKPQAVANMEGVVAAFDAVMVARGDLAVEYPLEKVPMVQKRLVEMCRRNAKPVIVATQMMESMITNSRPTRAEASDVANAILDGADAVMLSAESSVGAYPIETVKTMSKIVQAAEGELLSKGLQPLVPGKKPRTQGGSVARAACEIADFLGGEALIAFTQSGDTARRLSRYRAAQPILAFTTDESTRNQLTLSWGVDTYVVPHVDNTDAMVELVDAELIKLNRFNDGDTVVITAGSPPGVPGTTNMVRVHHLGGGERD is encoded by the coding sequence ATGCGCCGTTCCAAAATCGTCTGCACGCTGGGCCCCGCCGTCGACTCCGAAGAGCAGCTCGTCTCGCTGATCGAGGCCGGCATGAACGTGGCCCGATTCAACTTCAGCCACGGCACGCACGCCGAGCACCAGGGGCGGTACGACCGCGTCCGCGCGGCCGCCACCAAGACCGGCCGTGCCATCGGTGTCCTCGCCGACCTGCAAGGCCCGAAGATCCGTCTGGAGACCTTCGCCGAGGGTCCCGTCGAGCTGGTGCGCGGTGACGAGTTCACCATCACCACCGAGGACGTCCCCGGCGACAAGTCCATCTGCGGCACGACCTACAAGGGTCTGCCCGGGGACGTCTCCAAGGGCGACCAGGTCCTCATCAACGACGGCAACGTCGAGCTGCGCGTCGTCGAGGTGGACGGCCCGCGCGTGAAGACGATCGTCGTCGAGGGCGGTGTCATCTCCGACCACAAGGGCATCAACCTGCCCGGCGCGGCCGTGAACGTGCCCGCCCTGTCGGAGAAGGACATCGAGGACCTCCGCTTCGCCCTGAAGATGGGCTGCGACATGGTCGCCCTGTCCTTCGTGCGCGACGCCAACGACGTCAAGGACGTCCACAAGGTGATGGACGAGGAGGGCCGCCGGGTCCCCGTCATCGCCAAGGTGGAGAAGCCGCAGGCCGTCGCCAACATGGAGGGCGTCGTCGCGGCGTTCGACGCCGTGATGGTGGCCCGTGGCGACCTCGCCGTCGAGTATCCGCTCGAGAAGGTCCCGATGGTGCAGAAGCGCCTCGTGGAGATGTGCCGCCGCAACGCCAAGCCGGTGATCGTCGCGACCCAGATGATGGAGTCGATGATCACCAACTCGCGCCCCACGCGCGCCGAGGCGTCCGACGTCGCCAACGCCATCCTGGACGGCGCCGACGCGGTCATGCTGTCGGCCGAGTCGAGCGTCGGCGCGTACCCGATCGAGACCGTCAAGACGATGTCGAAGATCGTGCAGGCCGCCGAGGGCGAGCTGCTCTCCAAGGGGCTCCAGCCGCTCGTGCCGGGCAAGAAGCCCCGTACGCAGGGCGGCTCGGTGGCCCGTGCCGCGTGCGAGATCGCGGACTTCCTGGGCGGCGAGGCGCTGATCGCCTTCACGCAGTCCGGTGACACGGCCCGCCGTCTCTCCCGCTACCGCGCGGCCCAGCCGATCCTGGCGTTCACCACGGACGAGTCGACCCGCAACCAGCTCACGCTGAGCTGGGGCGTGGACACCTACGTCGTGCCGCACGTCGACAACACCGACGCGATGGTCGAGCTCGTCGACGCCGAGCTGATCAAGCTCAACCGCTTCAACGACGGCGACACGGTCGTCATCACGGCGGGCTCGCCCCCCGGCGTCCCCGGCACCACCAACATGGTCCGGGTGCACCACCTGGGCGGCGGCGAGCGCGACTGA
- a CDS encoding acetate kinase — MTATRVLVLNSGSSSVKYQLLDMRDSSRLAVGLVERIGEETSRLKHTPLTGGGAEPREREEPIADHEQALRAVADELSADGLGLDSPELAAIGHRVVHGGLKFTEPTVIDDAVLKEIERLVPVAPLHNPANITGIRTAQALRPDLPQVAVFDTAFHTTMPESAARYAMDVKTADEHRVRRYGFHGTSHAYVSRKTAALLGRAPEDVNVIVLHLGNGASASAVRGGKCVDTSMGLTPLEGLVMGTRSGDMDPAVIFHLARVGGMSIDEIDILLNKKSGLIGLCGDNDMREIRRRIDAGDEEAALAFDIYIHRLKKYIGAYYAVLGRVDAIAFTAGVGENAAPVREAAVAGLEELGLAVDGALNSVRSDEARLISPEYARVAVAVVPTDEELEIADQTYALVSDRNA; from the coding sequence GTGACCGCCACGCGCGTACTCGTCCTCAACTCCGGCTCGTCGTCGGTGAAGTACCAGCTCCTCGACATGCGGGACAGCTCGCGGCTCGCCGTGGGCCTGGTCGAGCGGATCGGTGAGGAGACCTCCCGGCTCAAGCACACCCCGCTGACCGGCGGCGGCGCCGAGCCCCGCGAGCGCGAGGAGCCGATAGCCGATCACGAGCAGGCGCTGCGGGCCGTCGCCGACGAGCTGTCCGCGGACGGGCTCGGCCTGGACTCCCCCGAGCTCGCCGCGATCGGCCACCGCGTGGTGCACGGCGGTCTGAAGTTCACCGAGCCGACGGTGATCGACGACGCGGTCCTCAAGGAGATCGAGCGCCTGGTCCCGGTGGCTCCGCTGCACAACCCGGCGAACATCACCGGCATCCGCACCGCCCAGGCGCTCCGTCCCGACCTGCCGCAGGTCGCCGTCTTCGACACCGCGTTCCACACGACGATGCCGGAGTCCGCGGCGCGCTACGCGATGGACGTGAAGACCGCCGACGAGCACCGCGTGCGGCGCTACGGCTTCCACGGCACGTCCCACGCGTACGTCTCGCGCAAGACCGCGGCGCTGCTCGGCAGGGCGCCCGAGGACGTCAACGTCATCGTGCTGCACCTGGGCAACGGCGCCTCGGCGAGCGCGGTGCGGGGCGGGAAGTGCGTGGACACATCCATGGGGCTCACGCCGCTGGAGGGGCTCGTGATGGGTACCCGTTCCGGTGACATGGATCCGGCGGTGATCTTCCATCTCGCCCGGGTCGGCGGAATGTCCATCGACGAGATCGACATTCTGCTCAACAAGAAGAGCGGTCTGATCGGTCTCTGCGGCGACAACGACATGCGGGAGATCAGGCGCCGTATAGACGCCGGTGACGAAGAGGCGGCTCTCGCCTTCGACATCTACATCCACCGTTTGAAGAAGTACATCGGCGCTTATTACGCGGTGCTCGGCCGGGTGGACGCCATCGCGTTCACCGCCGGGGTCGGCGAGAACGCCGCTCCGGTGCGGGAAGCCGCGGTGGCGGGCCTGGAGGAGCTGGGTCTCGCGGTGGACGGCGCACTCAATTCCGTACGTTCCGACGAAGCCCGTCTCATTTCGCCGGAGTACGCGCGCGTGGCCGTCGCCGTGGTGCCCACCGACGAAGAACTGGAGATCGCCGATCAGACGTATGCATTGGTCAGTGACCGCAACGCCTGA
- a CDS encoding DUF6230 family protein — protein sequence MESVARGGTRWKRFAVVMVPSVAATAAIGVALSQGALAASFSVSGQSFKVSADKLDGHGMVQYGGVDVGVDMEGKKAAHPVSVSAFKKAEITNMCQSVVTHIPVLGDVTLQLNAGGGKKPVEAKNLYIDVAQLDADAEFRDINIGVAAGSSTKGPGMKGGKEQANPNGFAQEADRAILKDIEQTAWATSAGTFKLSGLNMKLHKGKKECF from the coding sequence ATGGAATCTGTGGCTCGTGGCGGAACCAGATGGAAGCGGTTCGCCGTGGTCATGGTGCCGAGCGTCGCGGCTACCGCCGCGATAGGCGTCGCCCTCTCGCAGGGTGCGCTCGCGGCATCGTTCAGTGTGTCCGGCCAGTCGTTCAAGGTCTCGGCCGACAAGCTCGACGGCCACGGAATGGTTCAGTACGGCGGCGTTGACGTCGGTGTCGACATGGAGGGCAAGAAGGCCGCCCACCCCGTGTCGGTCTCCGCCTTCAAGAAGGCCGAGATCACCAACATGTGCCAGTCCGTCGTGACGCACATCCCGGTGCTCGGCGACGTCACGCTCCAGCTGAACGCGGGCGGCGGCAAGAAGCCCGTCGAGGCCAAGAACCTGTACATCGACGTGGCGCAGCTCGATGCCGACGCCGAGTTCAGGGACATCAACATCGGTGTCGCTGCCGGGTCCTCCACCAAGGGCCCCGGCATGAAGGGCGGCAAGGAGCAGGCGAACCCCAACGGTTTCGCCCAGGAAGCCGACCGCGCCATCCTGAAGGACATCGAGCAGACGGCCTGGGCCACCAGCGCCGGCACCTTCAAGCTGAGCGGCCTCAACATGAAGCTGCACAAGGGCAAGAAGGAGTGCTTCTAA